The Setaria italica strain Yugu1 chromosome IX, Setaria_italica_v2.0, whole genome shotgun sequence genome has a window encoding:
- the LOC101755931 gene encoding probable inactive receptor kinase RLK902 encodes MRSPPCRPPPWGPRRLHSALPLLLLVVAALAARAGADDLASDARALLAFRDAVGRRLAWNASGAAGACSWTGVTCENGRVAVLRLPGATLSGAIPAGTLGNLTALHTLSLRLNGLSGALPDDLANAAALRNVFLNGNRLSGGFPQGILALPGLVRLALDGNDLSGPIPAALGSLTHLKALLLENNRFSGEIPDLKLELQQFNVSFNQLNGSIPAALRSQPRSAFLGMTGLCGGPLGPCPGGVSPSPAPAGQTPSPTPVPSGSGGGGASNGGSNGGNGGRSGHKSKKLSGGAIAGIAVGSALGAALLLFLFVCLCRKSGGTKTRSLEMPPPSSTPVAVAGGRKPPEMTSGAAVAPLTTIGHPNVPIGQSTSGKKLVFFGSAAAVAPFDLEDLLRASAEVLGKGAFGTTYKAVLESGATVAVKRLKDVTLSEPEFRERISEIGELQHEFIVPLRAYYYSKDEKLLVYDFMPMGSLSAVLHGNRSSGRTPLNWELRSSIALAAARGVEYIHSTSSTASHGNIKSSNVLLGKSYQARVSDNGLTTLVGPSSSPSRTTGYRAPEVIDSRRISQKADVYSFGVLLLELLTGKAPSQAALNDEGVDLPRWVQSVNRSEWSSEVFDMELMRHQNGEEPMAQLLQLAIDCVAQVPEARPSMAHVVMRLEEIKKSSVASNIEGGDDQSSKAESEVPTNPFAP; translated from the exons atgcggtcgccgccgtgccggccCCCGCCGTGGGGGCCCCGGCGCCTCCATTCCGCGCTACCCCTGCTCCTGCTCGTCgtcgcggcgctggcggcgcgggcgggggcCGACGACCTGGCGAGCGACGCGCGGGCGCTGCTGGCTTTCCGCGACGCCGTGGGGCGGCGCCTGGCGTGGAACGCCTCGGGCGCCGCGGGCGCCTGCTCGTGGACGGGGGTCACCTGCGAGAACGGCCGCGTCGCGGTGCTGCGCCTCCCCGGGGCGACGCTCTCGGGGGCCATCCCCGCGGGGACGCTCGGAAACCTGACGGCGCTCCACACGCTCAGCCTCCGCCTCAACGGGCTCTCCGGCGCGCTACCCGACGACctcgccaacgccgccgccctccggaACGTTTTCCTCAACGGCAACAGGCTGTCCGGCGGGTTCCCGCAGGGGATTCTCGCGCTCCCGGGGCTCGTCAGGCTCGCGCTCGACGGCAACGACCTGTCCGGGCCCATCCCGGCGGCGCTCGGCAGCCTCACGCACCTCAAGGCCCTGCTCCTTGAGAACAATCGATTCTCCGGCGAGATTCCGGATTTGAAGTTGGAGCTGCAACAGTTCAATGTCTCGTTCAACCAGCTGAACGGATCTATCCCGGCCGCACTTCGGTCACAGCCGCGCTCCGCGTTCCTGGGGATGACTGGCTTGTGCGGCGGGCCCTTGGGGCCTTGCCCTGGTGGGGTCTCCCCTTCCCCTGCTCCAGCGGGGCAGACTCCCTCGCCGACACCTGTGCCCagcgggagtggcggcggcggcgccagtaaCGGCGGCAGCAACGGTGGAAATGGGGGACGAAGTGGTCATAAGAGCAAGAAGCTATCTGGCGGCGCCATTGCCGGAATCGCCGTAGGCTCCGCCTTGGGAGCCGcgcttctcctcttcctcttcgtcTGCCTCTGTCGCAAGTCTGGGGGCACAAAGACACGGTCTCTGGAGATGCCACCCCCTTCTTCCACGCCTGTCGCAGTGGCCGGCGGTCGGAAACCTCCTGAGATGACGAGCGGCGCGGCTGTAGCGCCGTTGACGACAATAGGCCACCCTAATGTTCCCATCGGCCAGTCGACATCCGGTAAGAAGCTGGTCTTCTTTGGGTCAGCGGCAGCTGTGGCACCATTCGATCTGGAGGACCTGCTGCGTGCTTCCGCTGAGGTGCTCGGAAAGGGAGCGTTCGGGACGACGTACAAGGCAGTGCTTGAGTCTGGGGCAACTGTGGCGGTGAAGCGGCTCAAGGACGTGACTCTTTCTGAGCCTGAGTTCCGTGAACGCATTTCCGAGATTGGTGAGCTTCAGCACGAGTTTATCGTGCCGCTCCGTGCCTACTACTACAGCAAAGATGAGAAGCTGCTTGTATATGACTTCATGCCCATGGGCAGCCTTTCTGCGGTCCTGCACG GTAACAGAAGTTCTGGCCGTACACCACTTAACTGGGAATTAAGGTCAAGCATCGCCCTAGCTGCAGCCCGAGGCGTGGAGTACATCCACTCAACAAGCTCAACAGCCTCCCATGGCAACATCAAGTCATCCAATGTCCTCCTGGGTAAATCATATCAAGCACGTGTATCAGACAACGGGCTTACCACTCTTGTTGGTCCATCATCTTCACCGTCTCGCACCACTGGATACCGTGCGCCCGAGGTTATTGATTCCCGGAGGATTTCTCAGAAGGCAGACGTATACAGCTTCGGTGTTCTGTTGCTTGAGCTGCTCACAGGCAAGGCCCCAAGCCAGGCTGCTCTCAACGATGAGGGTGTTGACCTGCCCAGATGGGTGCAGTCAGTTAATCGCTCAGAGTGGTCTTCAGAGGTGTTTGATATGGAGCTCATGAGACACCAGAATGGTGAGGAACCGATGGCTCAGCTCCTGCAGCTTGCTATAGACTGCGTAGCACAAGTCCCAGAGGCCCGGCCATCAATGGCGCATGTTGTTATGCGATTAGAGGAGATCAAGAAGTCAAGCGTGGCCTCAAACATCGAAGGAGGTGATGATCAATCTTCCAAGGCTGAATCGGAGGTGCCCACCAATCCGTTCGCTCCTTGA